The proteins below come from a single Homalodisca vitripennis isolate AUS2020 unplaced genomic scaffold, UT_GWSS_2.1 ScUCBcl_12491;HRSCAF=22229, whole genome shotgun sequence genomic window:
- the LOC124375015 gene encoding uncharacterized protein LOC124375015, whose amino-acid sequence MPRLAFGNAALAKPMQCRRGRWHMPLSQWFANENRSSVGLHQRKPVRAGSGDEPTVGFTRHARGSVVAETVPSTVMEWTNDKVCQLIELYRDKPVLWDCRLKGYKDRNKKQDALQEIADVFGVDKAVVEKKIKNLVCHFLREIKKERDSSKSGAGNSDVYKSKWFCYNNMLFLQDRNTPNETTDTITQDEHTNKDGDTANQSQTVNQDQVAGPSGETPRKRVSLPKEQSDRPGGGPQKKKKTTATEEALSIMRSIQGRHKGMDQFKSFGEQVGLRIKDLPSSNAQKIAKHLISNILFEAEMGKYDYGNPIGGSYSQPFYPTPNYVQQPISVPMPPACPNPNPCSEQLSFHGIDKHRQTLQIQS is encoded by the exons ATGCCGCGGTTGGCTTTTGGCAATGCCGCGTTGGCAAAGCCAATGCAATGTAGACGTGGCCGTTGGCATATGCCGCTGAGCCAATGGTTTGCCAACGAAAATCGCTCTAGTGTCGGTCTCCATCAAAGGAAGCCGGTGAGAGCCGGTAGTGGGGACGAGCCAACCGTTGGCTTCACGCGGCATGCACGTGGTTCAGTTGTGGCTGAGACAGTGCCGAGTACAGTCATGGAGTGGACGAACGATAAAGTGTGTCAACTTATTGAGCTCTACCGTGATAAACCTGTTCTGTGGGACTGTCGCTTGAAAGGGTACAAAGACAGAAACAAGAAACAAGATGCTCTTCAAGAAATAGCAGATGTTTTTGGTGTTGACAAAGCAGTagtggaaaagaaaattaaaaacctagtgtgccattttttacgtgaaataaaAAAGGAGAGAGACTCAAGTAAGTCTGGTGCGGGAAATTCTGATGTGTACAAGAGTAAATGGTTTTGCTATAACAACATGCTATTTCTCCAGGATCGAAATACACCTAACGAAACGACGGACACAATCACGcag gaCGAGCATACAAATAAAGATGGAGATACTGCAAACCAATCGCAAACTGTCAACCAGGACCAAGTTGCTGGACCAAGTGGAGAAACGCCTCGAAAACGTGTAAGTTTGCCAAAGGAACAGTCTGATCGGCCAGGCGGAGgcccacaaaagaaaaaaaagactaCAGCTACAGAAGAAGCTCTGTCAATTATGAGAAGTATCCAAGGTCGGCATAAAGGTATGGATCAGTTCAAATCTTTTGGAGAGCAAGTAGGACTGCGTATTAAAGACCTCCCATCATCAAATGCTCAGAAAATTGCAAAACACCTTATTAGTAATATTCTGTTTGAAGCAGAAATGGGCAAGTACGACTATGGCAACCCAATCGGCGGAAGTTACTCACAGCCATTCTACCCAACACCGAACTACGTACAACAACCGATTTCTGTCCCGATGCCACCAGCTTGTCCCAATCCAAACCCATGTAGTGAGCAGCTGTCTTTTCACGGAATAGACAAACACAGGCAAACTCTCCAGATTCAGTCATAA